Below is a window of Luteolibacter rhizosphaerae DNA.
GCTATGTCCACATCGCTCGGATGTATTGGGACGAATTCGAGCAATTCGAGCGCGAGATCTACGCCGCCGGTCACGGCAAGGAGGGCTTGGTCATCGACATCCGTGACAACGGCGGCGGCTTCATCACCGATCATCTGCTTACCGTGCTCTGCCAACCGCAGCACGCGGTGACGATTCCCCGCGGCGGTGGTCCGGGTTATCCTCAGGACCGTAAAGTCTATGCCTCCTGGCACAAACCGCTGGTGGTGGTCTGCAACCAGAACTCCTTCTCGAATGCCGAGATCTTTGCCCACGCCATCAAAACATTGGGACGCGGACCAATCGTCGGTGTGCCAACGGCCGGCGGCGTGATCTCCGCTTCCCGTGAAAAGATTCTCGATGCTGGAACGCTCCGCGTGCCATTCCGCGGCTGGTTCTCGCCCAAGGACGGCACCGACATGGAGATGAACGGTGCCATCCCGGATCACATTGTCTGGCCCGAACCCGGACAACTCGTGGCCGGAGAAGACCCGCAGCTCGGAAAGGCTGTCGAGGTCCTGATCAAGGATGTCGACACTGCGGAGAAGCAGGAGTTCGTGCCGAAGTATCGCAGCGGCTACAAGGCAGAGGGAGAGAAGGTGGAGTGAGCCGTTCCCGGTATGTCACGCCCCGCGTCACGGGAATCGCATTGCTCGTCGCGGGTTATCTCGTCGGCTATTTCCCAAGCACCTCCTACCACCGCGGAAGCTTGGGAGGACCGGAGATCCACCACCGCATCTTCCGGTCGAGACTCCATCTGGCACTTTATAGGCCGCTGACGATTTTGGAGAGAACGCTTCGGGAGCCCGCCGTGGAATGGTATGCCGAGGCCGAGCGAGAGGGCGCTTGGCTGCCGCCTTCCATCGCGCCGTAGGGGCAGCATGGGAACAAAAGAAAGCGGCGGAGGACTCATCGCCCTCCACCGCTGTGAAAGTGTTTTTCGGAAAGACTCCTCAAGCCAAGTTGGTGAAGACGACCTGCACGTCATCGTCGTCTTCGATTTTCTCAAGGATGGCTTCCACCTCGGCCATCTGTTCTTCGGTCAACTCGATCGGCTGGGTCGGAATGCGCTCGAGCCCCGCCTTCTTAGTGGCGATGCCGAGCTTTTCGAAGGCGGAAGTCAGGCTGGAGAAGCTGCCGTAGTCGCCGATCGCACGGGTAATCCCGTCCTCGGTCTCAAGCTCTTCCAGGCCGGCATCGATCAGCTCCAGTTCGAGCTCTTCCAGATTCAGATCCGGGCCGGCTTCAAACTCCACCACCGCCTTGCGGGTGAACATGAAGTCGAGTTGCCCGCTGTTCACGATCTGTCCGCCATTCTTGTTGAAGATGGTCTTCATGTTGACCACCGAGCGGTTCGTGTTGTCGGTAGCGCATTCGATGTAGAAGAGAGAACCGTGCG
It encodes the following:
- a CDS encoding YebC/PmpR family DNA-binding transcriptional regulator, encoding MGRAFECRRRAKEARWDTMSRVFPKLAKSITMAAKNGGPDPAANAPLRLAIANAKGQNLPKDKIDAAIKRAAGKDAADIVEVAYEGKGPHGSLFYIECATDNTNRSVVNMKTIFNKNGGQIVNSGQLDFMFTRKAVVEFEAGPDLNLEELELELIDAGLEELETEDGITRAIGDYGSFSSLTSAFEKLGIATKKAGLERIPTQPIELTEEQMAEVEAILEKIEDDDDVQVVFTNLA